From the genome of Vibrio porteresiae DSM 19223, one region includes:
- a CDS encoding tripartite tricarboxylate transporter permease: protein MIDGILQGLITASTPFNLMMVTLGCFIGTFIGMLPGLGPISAIALMLPITYGIDPASGLILMSGVYYGAVFGGSTSSILINAPGCSSTVVTAFDGYPMTCKGQSGKALALAAYASFTGGTLSAIMLLVAAPALATVSLSFQSSDYFALMLLGLSAVAAFAGKGQILKAWMMAIFGLMLSTVGIDKGIGVERFTFGVNDLMDGFSFLLLAMATFAMCETLISLMQSNHHTVQSDNDIQHITSTKVTSKEVREVAPVAVRSSLLGFVVGILPGAGATIAAFLSYGLERHLANEEQQKAFGKGSIRGLVAPEAANNAASTGSFVPLLTLGIPGSGTTAIMLGALIAYGIQPGPQMFHEHPEVFWSVIISMYLGNAILLVLNLPLIPYLARILMVPRTVLLPMILFFSMTGVYLVSFNTMDIYVMVAVSAIALALRMAHFPLAPMLLGFILGGLMEENLRRALMISDGDLNFLWCRPLTLSFTLGAVLIAISPIIKGMRSRQRTN from the coding sequence ATGATTGACGGTATCTTGCAAGGCTTAATCACTGCCTCAACACCATTTAACCTAATGATGGTGACACTTGGCTGCTTTATCGGCACATTTATTGGCATGTTGCCGGGGCTTGGCCCAATCTCAGCCATTGCCCTAATGCTACCTATCACCTACGGTATTGACCCCGCATCAGGCTTAATCTTGATGTCGGGTGTTTATTACGGTGCTGTGTTTGGTGGTTCAACGTCGTCGATTTTGATTAACGCTCCAGGGTGCTCTTCAACGGTGGTGACTGCGTTTGACGGTTATCCGATGACCTGTAAAGGGCAATCAGGCAAAGCCTTGGCGCTCGCCGCCTACGCCTCTTTCACCGGCGGGACCCTTTCCGCCATCATGTTACTGGTTGCCGCCCCTGCGCTAGCGACTGTTTCACTCAGCTTTCAATCTTCCGATTACTTTGCCTTAATGCTGCTTGGTTTATCTGCCGTCGCTGCATTTGCTGGAAAGGGGCAGATCCTGAAAGCTTGGATGATGGCAATCTTTGGTTTGATGCTTTCCACCGTGGGGATTGATAAGGGCATCGGCGTTGAACGCTTTACCTTTGGCGTCAATGATTTGATGGATGGTTTTAGCTTTTTATTGTTAGCCATGGCGACGTTCGCCATGTGTGAAACCTTGATTAGCTTGATGCAGAGTAACCATCACACCGTTCAATCCGATAACGATATCCAACACATCACCAGCACTAAAGTTACGAGCAAAGAAGTTCGGGAAGTCGCTCCAGTTGCCGTTCGCTCCTCGCTGTTAGGCTTTGTCGTCGGGATTTTACCTGGTGCGGGTGCAACCATTGCCGCCTTTTTGAGCTATGGCCTAGAGCGCCATTTAGCCAATGAAGAGCAACAAAAGGCCTTTGGTAAAGGCTCTATTCGTGGCTTAGTCGCACCTGAGGCCGCTAACAACGCCGCGTCCACCGGGTCATTTGTGCCGCTACTGACATTGGGTATTCCAGGTTCAGGGACAACGGCTATCATGCTTGGCGCCTTAATCGCCTACGGTATTCAGCCAGGACCACAGATGTTTCATGAACATCCAGAGGTCTTTTGGTCAGTGATCATTTCCATGTATTTAGGTAATGCGATTTTGTTGGTACTTAACCTGCCACTCATTCCTTATTTAGCGAGAATTTTGATGGTGCCGCGCACCGTATTGCTCCCTATGATTCTGTTTTTCTCAATGACTGGAGTCTATTTGGTCTCGTTTAATACCATGGACATTTACGTCATGGTTGCGGTGAGTGCGATTGCTCTTGCGCTGCGTATGGCGCACTTTCCCCTCGCGCCAATGCTGCTCGGTTTTATATTAGGTGGATTAATGGAAGAGAACCTACGTCGAGCCTTGATGATATCGGATGGTGATTTGAATTTCTTGTGGTGTCGCCCGTTAACCCTGAGCTTTACCCTTGGGGCGGTATTGATCGCCATCTCCCCCATCATTAAAGGGATGAGATCTCGTCAGCGTACGAACTAA
- a CDS encoding tripartite tricarboxylate transporter substrate binding protein, whose protein sequence is MLKRLTLLLATTLLAVTFSISAQPVASVHFLIPGGAGGGWDLTARGTGDVLLKAGLAEKVSYQNLSGGGGGKAIAHLVETADRQEDTLMVNSTPIVLRSLAGVFPQSFRDLTPVAATISDFGALVVAANSPYHSWPEVVTAFKKNPRAIKVAGGSARGSMDHLVAAAAFKGHGQDPREVRYIAYDAGGKALASLLSGETQLLSTGFSEVVQLAASGQVRILAITSPTRVAVAPDIPTLNEFGNRFVFANWRGFFAAPGVDSAKVDEWVAMLKAMYATKEWQQVRDRNGWIDSFKAKGEFEQFLYAQEDEMRALMKELGFLQ, encoded by the coding sequence ATGTTGAAGCGACTTACGTTACTTTTAGCGACAACGCTGCTTGCTGTCACTTTTTCGATTAGCGCGCAACCTGTAGCCTCAGTACATTTTCTCATTCCCGGTGGTGCTGGGGGTGGTTGGGACTTGACTGCTCGCGGTACGGGAGATGTCTTGTTAAAGGCGGGCTTAGCCGAAAAAGTCTCCTATCAAAACTTATCCGGTGGCGGTGGTGGTAAAGCCATCGCTCATTTAGTTGAAACGGCGGACCGCCAAGAGGACACCTTAATGGTGAACTCAACCCCGATTGTGTTGCGTTCCCTTGCTGGCGTGTTTCCGCAATCTTTTCGTGATTTAACTCCAGTCGCAGCCACCATTTCAGATTTTGGCGCTCTGGTCGTCGCCGCTAATAGTCCTTATCACTCTTGGCCAGAGGTAGTGACGGCGTTCAAAAAGAACCCTCGCGCGATTAAAGTAGCGGGGGGTTCAGCTCGCGGCAGCATGGATCATCTGGTTGCAGCGGCGGCATTTAAGGGCCACGGACAAGATCCTCGTGAAGTCCGTTACATCGCCTATGATGCCGGCGGCAAAGCATTAGCGTCATTACTCTCTGGAGAAACTCAGCTTCTCTCCACCGGATTTAGCGAAGTCGTGCAACTGGCAGCCAGCGGACAAGTGCGCATTTTGGCGATCACTTCCCCTACACGCGTTGCTGTAGCGCCCGATATTCCAACCCTAAACGAATTTGGTAACCGCTTTGTCTTTGCTAACTGGCGTGGTTTCTTTGCCGCTCCTGGGGTCGACAGTGCCAAAGTTGATGAGTGGGTAGCAATGCTAAAAGCCATGTACGCAACCAAAGAGTGGCAACAAGTGCGTGATCGCAATGGGTGGATTGATTCGTTTAAAGCCAAGGGCGAATTTGAACAATTTCTCTACGCTCAAGAAGATGAGATGCGGGCTCTGATGAAAGAGTTAGGCTTTTTGCAATAG
- the nfsB gene encoding oxygen-insensitive NAD(P)H nitroreductase has translation MDITAHAKARYSTKAFDSSKRLSEEHVQAIKELVRLSPSSVNSQPWHFVLASTEQGKQAIAKSAAEKYVFNEAKILNASHVLVLCAKTNIDNDYLLKVLDLEDKAGRFATAEAKQGGHNGRSFFTNMHRYDLKDEKHWMEKQVYIALGTLLLGVSTMGVDAVPIEGFDAKVLDTELGLREQGYTSLVIVPLGYHSEQDFNAKLPKARWAEEDVFTEI, from the coding sequence ATGGATATTACTGCACACGCTAAAGCGCGCTACTCTACAAAAGCTTTCGATTCTTCAAAACGCTTAAGCGAAGAGCATGTCCAAGCCATTAAAGAGCTAGTGCGCCTTAGCCCTTCAAGTGTGAACTCTCAACCTTGGCACTTCGTGCTAGCAAGCACCGAACAAGGTAAACAAGCGATTGCTAAGTCTGCTGCAGAAAAATACGTGTTTAACGAAGCAAAAATTCTTAATGCTTCTCACGTGTTGGTTCTGTGCGCCAAAACCAATATCGACAACGATTACTTGCTAAAAGTATTAGATCTTGAAGACAAAGCAGGTCGTTTTGCCACTGCTGAGGCCAAACAAGGCGGCCACAACGGTCGTTCATTCTTCACCAATATGCATCGCTATGATCTGAAAGACGAAAAACATTGGATGGAAAAGCAAGTGTATATCGCACTTGGCACCCTACTACTAGGCGTATCCACCATGGGCGTTGACGCTGTGCCAATTGAAGGTTTTGACGCAAAAGTACTTGATACTGAGCTTGGTCTACGTGAACAAGGTTATACCAGCCTAGTGATCGTTCCACTGGGTTATCACAGTGAACAAGACTTTAACGCAAAATTGCCAAAAGCGCGTTGGGCTGAAGAAGACGTATTCACGGAGATCTAA
- a CDS encoding LysR family transcriptional regulator, which yields MKALNDLYIFVETAKHGSFSKAAHGLEVTPAAISAAIKRLETQLDVALFIRSTRSLRLTSEGEMLLDKATIALKTIQEGIDQISQTQGEIGGNIVMSAPSDFGRNLLLGWLNEFSEIYPNITVSLELADSVSNLYNQPIDIAIRYGVPPDSRLVALPLCTRNRRIACATPTYLDKRPPIREPNDLIEHNCLCFQLTNTMDNHWSFMREGDSETVIVKGHFSANDGDAVHRWALMGKGVIYKSILDTAHDLKEQRLKPLLLDWKTEPCPIYMVCVDRRVLNPTTHALHQFLRTKCEQHLQDAEQFLTEHYYSQMA from the coding sequence ATGAAAGCGTTGAATGATTTGTATATTTTTGTTGAAACGGCCAAACACGGCAGTTTTTCCAAAGCAGCTCATGGGTTAGAGGTCACACCGGCAGCGATTAGCGCCGCCATCAAACGTTTAGAAACTCAGCTGGATGTCGCTCTCTTCATTCGTTCCACTCGCAGTTTACGCCTGACCAGTGAAGGCGAAATGTTGCTCGACAAAGCGACCATTGCATTAAAAACCATTCAAGAAGGCATTGACCAAATTTCTCAAACCCAAGGGGAAATTGGTGGCAACATCGTCATGTCTGCTCCATCGGATTTTGGGCGTAATCTCTTATTGGGTTGGCTTAACGAATTTTCCGAAATTTATCCTAATATCACGGTGAGTTTGGAATTGGCAGACAGTGTCAGCAATCTCTATAACCAACCAATTGATATTGCGATTCGCTATGGAGTCCCACCCGATTCGCGTTTAGTGGCATTACCGCTCTGTACGCGTAATCGCCGTATCGCCTGTGCTACCCCAACCTATCTGGATAAGCGTCCGCCAATTCGTGAGCCCAATGATCTTATTGAACACAACTGCCTATGCTTTCAATTAACCAACACCATGGATAACCACTGGTCATTTATGCGAGAAGGCGATTCAGAAACGGTGATCGTTAAAGGCCATTTTTCAGCCAATGATGGGGATGCGGTGCACCGCTGGGCACTAATGGGTAAAGGGGTAATTTATAAGTCCATTTTGGATACTGCTCATGACTTGAAAGAGCAACGTTTAAAACCCCTGCTCCTGGATTGGAAAACCGAACCTTGTCCTATTTATATGGTGTGTGTCGATCGACGCGTGCTCAATCCGACCACCCATGCGCTACACCAATTTCTACGTACCAAATGTGAACAGCACCTGCAAGATGCAGAGCAATTTCTCACCGAGCATTACTATTCTCAGATGGCCTAA
- a CDS encoding bifunctional 2-methylcitrate dehydratase/aconitate hydratase: MSHNVDVNERQAPDQLLVTIADYVVNTPITSSLALQTAQHCLMDTLGCGLLALRFPECTKHLGPLVPGTTVLHGARVPGTAYELDPVTAAFNIGCIIRWLDFNDTWLAAEWGHPSDNLGAILAVADYQSRVAVANGKAPLTMQDVLVAMVKAHEIQGILALHNSFNRVGLDHVLLVRVASTAVATHLLGGTRDQIVDALSQAWADGGALRTYRHAPNAGSRKSWAAGDATSRAVRLAMITMKGEMGIPTVLSAPKWGYYDVLFKGHQFKVDQPFSSYVMENVLFKISYPAEFHAQTAVECAVKLHPLVKERIAEIDRIEVTTHESAIRIISKVGDLANPADRDHCLQYMIAVPLLYGDLVAEHYEDGFHLSDARIDKLRQCMVIEEDKGYSQDYLDPAKRSIANAIRVVFRDGTSTKKVAVEYPIGHRARREEGIPVLLGKFERNLRTRYPQAQASKLMALCQSAQLGTLAVNEFMQHWQMN; encoded by the coding sequence ATGAGTCACAATGTTGATGTCAATGAGCGCCAAGCGCCGGATCAGTTACTGGTAACAATCGCCGATTATGTGGTTAATACCCCAATCACATCATCGCTCGCCTTGCAAACCGCCCAGCACTGCTTAATGGATACGCTAGGTTGCGGGTTACTGGCTCTGCGTTTTCCTGAATGTACTAAGCATCTTGGCCCTTTGGTCCCTGGTACAACTGTGCTGCACGGCGCGCGAGTACCTGGAACCGCTTATGAATTGGACCCTGTGACTGCGGCATTTAATATCGGCTGCATCATTCGTTGGCTCGATTTTAACGATACTTGGCTGGCAGCTGAGTGGGGGCATCCATCAGACAATTTAGGTGCCATTTTAGCGGTGGCGGATTATCAAAGCCGTGTCGCTGTGGCTAATGGCAAAGCGCCTTTGACCATGCAGGATGTGCTGGTGGCGATGGTGAAAGCCCATGAAATTCAGGGGATTTTGGCACTGCACAACAGTTTTAATCGGGTTGGACTTGATCACGTATTGCTGGTTCGCGTGGCCTCTACCGCGGTCGCGACTCACCTCTTGGGCGGTACGCGCGATCAGATTGTGGATGCACTTTCTCAAGCTTGGGCTGATGGTGGCGCGCTGCGCACTTACCGCCACGCACCGAATGCTGGATCGCGTAAATCGTGGGCAGCAGGCGATGCTACCTCACGAGCGGTGCGACTGGCGATGATCACCATGAAAGGGGAAATGGGCATACCAACTGTTCTCAGTGCACCTAAGTGGGGTTATTACGATGTGCTGTTTAAAGGTCATCAATTTAAAGTAGATCAGCCATTTTCCAGCTATGTGATGGAAAATGTGCTGTTTAAGATCTCTTATCCAGCGGAGTTTCACGCGCAAACCGCGGTGGAGTGTGCCGTGAAACTGCATCCACTCGTAAAAGAGAGAATCGCTGAGATTGATCGTATTGAAGTCACCACTCACGAATCGGCAATTCGCATCATCTCCAAAGTGGGAGATTTAGCTAACCCCGCAGATCGCGACCACTGTTTACAGTACATGATTGCGGTGCCCTTACTGTATGGCGATCTGGTGGCTGAACACTATGAGGATGGCTTCCATCTCAGCGATGCTCGCATCGATAAGCTGCGCCAGTGCATGGTGATTGAGGAAGACAAAGGTTACAGCCAAGACTATTTAGATCCAGCCAAACGATCTATTGCTAATGCGATTCGTGTGGTGTTTCGTGATGGTACGAGCACTAAGAAAGTGGCAGTGGAGTATCCGATTGGTCATCGAGCGCGGCGCGAAGAGGGCATCCCAGTATTACTGGGCAAATTTGAACGCAATTTGCGCACCCGTTATCCGCAAGCTCAGGCGAGTAAACTAATGGCTTTGTGCCAGTCAGCACAATTAGGAACGCTTGCCGTTAACGAGTTTATGCAGCATTGGCAGATGAATTAA
- a CDS encoding GntR family transcriptional regulator, whose translation MENRSWLSKLGTLNVKEPTKSENLTAYLIEAIVEGELPSGSKISEPDLSRRLGVSRGPLREALMRIEALGLIERIPHVGAKVIELSLHRLVELYAVREALEGMAARLAARHITLDEVQALEALLKAHGEHIVNVSGASYFHQQGDFDFHYRIIQASRNGQLKLLLCDELYHLLRMYRYQSPRYRSAPQEALQEHLGILRAIRQGDEELAELLMRRHISGSRLLIEQQFDLPHTNESSVGSL comes from the coding sequence ATGGAAAACAGAAGTTGGCTATCCAAATTAGGCACACTCAACGTGAAAGAGCCGACCAAATCGGAAAACCTCACTGCTTATCTGATTGAAGCCATCGTTGAAGGCGAGCTGCCCAGTGGGAGCAAGATCTCTGAACCTGATTTATCCCGCCGTTTAGGCGTCAGCCGCGGTCCGCTGCGGGAAGCCTTAATGCGCATTGAAGCCCTAGGTCTGATTGAGCGAATCCCTCATGTGGGTGCCAAAGTTATCGAACTTTCTTTGCATCGCTTGGTAGAGCTGTACGCAGTGCGCGAAGCCCTAGAGGGAATGGCTGCGCGTCTTGCCGCAAGGCATATCACTCTTGATGAAGTACAAGCACTGGAAGCGTTACTGAAAGCGCACGGCGAACATATTGTCAATGTATCGGGAGCCTCCTACTTCCATCAGCAAGGGGATTTCGATTTTCATTACCGCATCATTCAGGCCAGTCGTAATGGTCAGCTTAAGTTGTTGCTCTGTGATGAGCTTTATCATCTGCTGCGCATGTATCGTTATCAATCGCCGCGCTATCGCAGTGCCCCGCAAGAAGCATTGCAGGAACACTTGGGCATTCTCCGAGCTATTCGTCAAGGCGATGAAGAACTCGCAGAGTTGTTAATGCGCCGCCATATTTCGGGAAGTCGATTGTTGATTGAACAGCAGTTCGATTTACCTCACACCAATGAGTCATCTGTAGGGAGCCTATGA
- the prpB gene encoding methylisocitrate lyase yields the protein MTMETPGQRFRLAVKQHHPLPIVGTINAYTAMMAEHVGHHAIYLSGAGVANASYGLPDLAITTLNDVLIDVERITQACQLPLLVDIDTGFGGAFNIARAIKSLEKAGAAAVHIEDQVAQKRCGHRPNKAIVPCGEMVDRIRAAVDARYDEDFVIMARTDALASEGMDAAIQRCIDYVEAGADMLFPEAFTELKQYQQLEATLHSELGRKIPILANITEFGQTPLFSRSELARVQVSMALYPLSAFRAMNRAAENVYQHLLEHEHQQALLDTMQTRNELYQHLGYHQYEEKLDELFRQSDTENS from the coding sequence ATGACCATGGAGACACCAGGACAACGTTTTAGATTGGCCGTAAAACAGCATCACCCTTTGCCTATCGTCGGCACCATAAATGCGTATACCGCTATGATGGCCGAGCATGTGGGCCATCACGCGATTTATCTTTCCGGCGCAGGAGTCGCTAACGCTTCTTACGGACTTCCCGATTTAGCCATCACCACGTTAAATGATGTGTTGATTGATGTGGAACGTATTACACAAGCCTGCCAACTGCCACTGCTGGTGGATATCGATACTGGATTTGGCGGGGCATTTAATATTGCTCGCGCCATTAAATCACTGGAAAAAGCGGGAGCCGCTGCTGTACACATTGAGGATCAGGTCGCACAAAAACGCTGTGGACACCGCCCCAATAAGGCCATTGTGCCTTGTGGCGAAATGGTGGATCGCATTCGTGCCGCGGTCGATGCGCGCTATGACGAGGATTTTGTGATTATGGCGCGTACCGATGCATTGGCGAGCGAAGGCATGGATGCTGCAATCCAACGCTGTATTGATTATGTTGAGGCCGGAGCGGATATGCTGTTTCCCGAAGCGTTTACTGAACTTAAACAGTACCAGCAGTTAGAAGCAACACTGCACAGTGAATTAGGCCGCAAGATTCCCATCTTAGCAAACATCACCGAATTTGGTCAGACGCCACTGTTCTCTCGCTCTGAGTTGGCGAGGGTGCAAGTGTCCATGGCGCTGTATCCCTTGAGCGCTTTTCGCGCAATGAATCGCGCCGCTGAAAATGTGTATCAGCACTTACTTGAGCATGAACATCAGCAAGCTCTGCTAGACACCATGCAAACTCGCAACGAGCTTTATCAGCATCTGGGCTATCACCAGTATGAAGAGAAGTTAGATGAGCTCTTTCGCCAATCAGATACAGAGAACAGCTAG
- the prpC gene encoding bifunctional 2-methylcitrate synthase/citrate synthase: MSESKSVAHKTLSGAGLRGQSAGSTSLCTVGKSGTGLTYRGYDIADLAHNASFEEVAHLLLIGHLPNESELRAFENRLLSLRGLPQAVCEVLERLPASAHPMDVMRTGCSMLGCVETEHSFQDQGQALERMLATFPAMICYWFRFVHNGVRIDTFDRTERTLGGYFLKLLKDDAPSEQFRQVMHCSLILYAEHEFNASTFAARVCASTLSDIHSCVAAAIGTLRGPLHGGANEAAMEMLAKWSSPDEAEAGLMAMLAAKEKVMGFGHAIYRESDPRNVIIKEWSRQLAHAVGDNTLFAVSERVEQVMKREKDLFCNADFYHASAYHFMGIPTELFTPIFVMSRLTGWGAHVMEQRANNRIIRPSADYEGPEPRAWLPMNQRNQC; the protein is encoded by the coding sequence ATGTCTGAATCAAAATCCGTTGCCCATAAAACCCTAAGTGGCGCGGGATTACGTGGTCAAAGCGCCGGATCAACCTCACTTTGTACGGTAGGCAAATCGGGGACAGGGTTAACCTATCGCGGCTATGACATTGCCGATCTCGCGCACAATGCCAGTTTTGAAGAGGTAGCTCATTTACTGTTGATAGGGCATTTGCCAAACGAGTCAGAGTTACGTGCGTTTGAAAACCGATTATTGTCACTGCGTGGCTTACCTCAAGCCGTGTGCGAAGTCCTTGAACGTTTGCCTGCTAGTGCTCATCCCATGGATGTGATGCGCACTGGGTGTTCAATGCTCGGATGCGTAGAAACAGAGCACAGTTTTCAAGATCAAGGGCAGGCATTAGAGCGCATGTTGGCCACGTTTCCTGCCATGATCTGTTACTGGTTTCGTTTTGTGCACAATGGGGTGCGCATTGATACGTTTGATCGCACTGAACGCACATTGGGCGGCTATTTTCTCAAGCTTTTAAAAGATGATGCGCCGAGTGAACAGTTTCGCCAAGTGATGCATTGCTCGCTGATTTTGTATGCAGAACATGAATTTAACGCTTCAACCTTTGCCGCAAGAGTATGCGCTTCAACCTTATCGGACATTCACTCTTGTGTGGCTGCTGCGATTGGCACGCTACGCGGCCCTTTGCATGGCGGCGCCAACGAAGCCGCGATGGAGATGTTAGCCAAATGGTCATCTCCTGATGAGGCAGAAGCTGGATTAATGGCGATGCTCGCGGCCAAAGAGAAGGTCATGGGCTTTGGTCATGCCATTTATCGTGAGAGCGATCCCCGCAACGTGATTATTAAAGAGTGGTCGCGGCAACTGGCTCATGCGGTGGGAGATAACACACTGTTTGCTGTATCAGAGCGGGTAGAGCAAGTGATGAAGCGCGAGAAAGACCTCTTTTGTAACGCCGATTTTTATCACGCCTCGGCTTACCATTTTATGGGCATACCCACTGAGCTGTTTACCCCGATTTTTGTGATGAGCCGTTTAACTGGCTGGGGCGCGCACGTTATGGAGCAGCGAGCGAATAACCGCATTATTCGCCCAAGTGCCGATTACGAAGGGCCAGAACCAAGGGCTTGGTTACCGATGAATCAACGTAATCAATGTTAA
- a CDS encoding putative quinol monooxygenase, producing MATVHVFAEIKASEGYERELESALCGLLEPSREELGCCQFELYRDKSVSDVFILQEVWISQRSLDLHMESDHFQSFLTSIQENQWVEYITPRTLNFLG from the coding sequence ATGGCGACTGTGCATGTATTTGCCGAGATTAAGGCGAGCGAAGGTTACGAAAGAGAGTTGGAAAGCGCACTGTGTGGGTTACTAGAACCATCACGAGAAGAGCTGGGTTGCTGCCAATTCGAACTGTACCGAGACAAATCTGTTTCTGATGTGTTTATCTTACAAGAAGTTTGGATTTCCCAACGCTCGTTAGATTTGCATATGGAGTCAGACCACTTTCAGTCTTTCTTAACATCCATTCAAGAAAATCAGTGGGTTGAATACATCACTCCGCGCACACTTAACTTTTTAGGCTAA
- a CDS encoding tripartite tricarboxylate transporter TctB family protein yields MPDSPSHRLSLLNRDRIAALLFLLLCLYYRWQTEHIMILPGDELEPFTARTVPKFLAYTGMVLALLLLFSRSDKEQLATPFRMHWPRLIGFLVLMLLYGLGLSYLGFIVATSLFLMLSFYLLGERRSTILWGASFPFVIAFYWLLTHGLGVYLESGSIFQM; encoded by the coding sequence ATGCCAGATTCACCCTCTCACCGACTATCGTTACTCAATCGCGATCGCATCGCTGCACTGCTCTTTTTGCTGTTGTGTCTCTACTACCGTTGGCAAACTGAGCACATCATGATTCTTCCTGGTGATGAACTTGAACCGTTCACTGCGCGAACCGTGCCTAAATTTCTTGCCTATACAGGCATGGTACTCGCTCTGTTACTCCTCTTTTCTCGCTCCGACAAAGAACAGCTCGCTACCCCATTTCGGATGCATTGGCCACGACTCATTGGTTTTCTTGTATTGATGTTGCTCTATGGTTTAGGGCTGAGCTATTTAGGTTTCATTGTTGCGACCAGTCTATTTCTGATGTTGAGTTTTTATCTTTTAGGTGAACGTCGCTCAACCATTTTATGGGGAGCCTCATTTCCCTTTGTCATCGCCTTTTACTGGCTGTTAACACATGGATTGGGCGTCTATTTGGAGTCCGGTTCGATATTTCAGATGTAG